A region of Drosophila suzukii chromosome 2L, CBGP_Dsuzu_IsoJpt1.0, whole genome shotgun sequence DNA encodes the following proteins:
- the yellow-b gene encoding protein yellow translates to MLRFTYGLLLLWAVSALGNDNLRVAYEWREMDFKYASPDQRWSAIERGEFKPANVIPFGLEVAGHRLFVTLPRWRSGVPASLAYLDLNDTSSKSPVLKPFPSWEAHNLQEAEPELVSPFRVRADRCGRLWVLDSRISGVLEQTKIFGAAQLLVYDLHNDDLLRRHVLPAGQLKQGSLLANLAVEDSDCENTYAYAADLGNPGLVVYSWKDQESWRVQHHFFHPDPMAGNFSINGIEFQWDDGLYGLALSKPLESGYSTLYFHPLCSTTEFSVDTAILRNQSLATSTMIYREFKVLGSRGPNTQAGAEFLDPATGVLFYALPNLNEVACWRTATEFSHSSQSRIFMSNDTLVFPSDIKVDDQQRLWVLSNQLPVFIYDELYPGSINFRILTASVKDAIENTACEIRTSPLPDVINKLGDILNTNIKVKVNSATSLGNLSSLMIVGLCLLMSFRI, encoded by the exons ATGCTGCGATTCACTTATGGACTGCTCCTTCTGTGGGCGGTTTCTGCCCTGGGAAACGACAATCTCCGCGTGGCCTACGAGTGGCGGGAAATGGACTTCAAGTACGCCAGTCCGGACCAGAGGTGGTCGGCCATCGAGCGGGGCGAGTTCAAGCCGGCCAATGTGATACCCTTTGGCCTGGAGGTCGCCGGTCACCGACTCTTTGTTACCCTGCCCAGGTGGCGGTCCGGAGTGCCGGCCTCGTTGGCCTACCTTGATCTTAATG ATACTTCCAGCAAGAGTCCTGTCCTGAAACCCTTCCCCAGTTGGGAGGCCCACAATCTTCAAGAAGCTGAACCGGAATTGGTTTCTCCATTCCGAGTGCGAGCCGATCGATGCGGACGCCTCTGGGTTCTGGACTCTCGGATCTCTGGGGTCCTGGAGCAGACTAAGATCTTCGGGGCAGCCCAACTGCTGGTCTACGATCTGCACAATGATGATCTGCTGCGACGACACGTCCTGCCCGCTGGCCAGTTGAAGCAGGGATCCCTGTTGGCCAATCTCGCAGTGGAGGATTCTGATTGTGAGAACACCTATGCCTATGCTGCCGATTTGGGCAATCCTGGCCTGGTGGTTTACTCGTGGAAGGACCAGGAGTCTTGGCGAGTGCAGCATCATTTCTTCCATCCTGATCCTATGGCCGGTAACTTCAGCATCAATGGCATTGAGTTCCAGTGGGATGATGGTCTATATGGTCTGGCTCTGTCGAAACCTTTGGAATCCGGCTATTCCACCTTGTACTTCCATCCACTTTGCTCCACCACGGAATTCTCCGTGGACACGGCGATATTGCGAAACCAATCCTTGGCCACTTCGACGATGATTTATCGGGAGTTCAAGGTGTTGGGTTCAAGGGGTCCAAACACCCAGGCTGGAGCCGAGTTCTTGGATCCTGCTACCGGTGTCCTTTTCTACGCCCTGCCCAATCTCAATGAAGTTGCCTGCTGGCGCACTGCCACCGAATTTAGTCACAGTTCCCAGAGTCGCATCTTCATGAGCAACGATACTTTGGTGTTCCCCAGTGACATCAAGGTGGATGACCAGCAACGTCTATGGGTCCTCTCCAACCAGCTACCCGTCTTCATCTACGATGAGTTGTATCCTGGTTCCATTAACTTCCGCATTCTAACCGCCAGTGTTAAGGATGCCATTGAGAACACTGCCTGCGAAATCAGAACTTCCCCTCTGCCGGATGTGATCAACAAACTTGGTGATATACTAAACACGAATATCAAGGTTAAGGTTAATTCAGCAACTTCCCTGGGGAACCTGAGCTCCCTGATGATTGTTGGTCTGTGTTTGCTGATGAGCTTTAGGATCTAG
- the ppk17 gene encoding acid-sensing ion channel 1A yields MGYWSETRAWIFRDPAKLIRYLVLFACCIVVIVQLYECFSKLYDPPISTHSYYSLNETIEMPAVTICREPPYKEEMLTRLSGGACPHPKYATCWMNYPFGEISLEEFFENSTHDMDDTFVFYGLNGNPDNVVMNSSLHFYMGRCYTLRPKEPAKRVSRDVGYSLMLEHSMLTTSTSDVDTGGVGWHVFIHDKKENFTEINMKGSGRVEYVFVGVNEEIEIKLQTQYFSNVQTRQEACSQDEDYSDLKCGEQCIWQDLADNMQCSGPWMHETASEPCNDSVSMRKLISDYKDVYENEDDFDCDCVQPCQSRIYTTFIQNRKTFIQPEPRTQIYVYYTTKLISMIEERPSYDTTQFIADVGGSLGFLLGLSVLGLIGILEHMTLFFCGGFIKKMQQKEQEKKERAISEDGQSQTSDETIDIAIAYKKKDNKQTKY; encoded by the exons ATGGGTTACTGGTCGGAGACTCGGGCCTGGATCTTCCGTGATCCAGCTAAGCTCATTCGCTACCTGGTCCTCTTCGCCTGCTGCATTGTGGTCATTGTCCAGTTGTACGAGTGCTTCTCCAAGCTCTACGATCCACCCATCTCCACGCATTCCTACTACAGCCTGAATGAAACCATCGAAATGCCGGCGGTCACCATTTGTCGGGAGCCGCCTTATAAAGAGGAGATGCTAACG CGTCTTTCTGGCGGTGCCTGTCCTCACCCGAAATACGCCACCTGCTGGATGAACTATCCTTTCGGAGAAATATCTCTGGAAGAGTTCTTTGAAAATAGCACTCATGATATGGACGACACTTTTGTTTTCTACGGACTTAACGGAAATCCAGACA ATGTGGTGATGAACAGCagtctacatttttatatgGGTCGGTGTTATACCCTTAGACCCAAGGAACCCGCCAAGAGGGTATCAAGAGACGTGGGATACTCCCTGATGCTAGAACATTCCATGTTGACCACTTCCACAAGCGATGTGGATACAGGCGGTGTCGGCTGGCATGTTTTCATACACGATAAGAAGGAAAACTTTACAG AAATCAACATGAAGGGTTCTGGGCGTGTGGAATATGTTTTTGTGGGTGTCAATGAGGAAATAGAAATCAAGCTTCAAACCCAATACTTCTCCAATGTCCAGACCCGACAAGAGGCTTGTTCCCAAGATGAGGACTACAGTGACTTGAAG TGTGGTGAGCAGTGCATTTGGCAGGATTTGGCTGATAATATGCAGTGTTCGGGGCCTTGGATGCATGAAACCGCAAGTGAACCCTGCAACGACTCTGTTTCCATGAGAAAACTAATATCAGACTATAAGGA TGTATATGAAAATGAGGATGACTTTGATTGCGACTGTGTTCAGCCCTGCCAGTCGAGAATCTACACAACTTTCATTCAGAACCGCAAGACCTTCATTCAGCCAGAGCCCCGCACCCAAATCTATGTATACTACACAACGAAGCTGATATCG ATGATTGAAGAGCGCCCCAGCTATGACACCACACAATTTATAGCGGATGTGGGTGGTTCCCTTGGATTTTTGCTGGGCCTGTCTGTCTTGGGGTTGATTGGAATACTAGAACAC ATGACCCTCTTTTTCTGTGGCGGCTTCATTAAGAAGATGCAGCAGAAGGAGCAGGAAAAAAAGGAGCGTGCAATTTCTGAGGATGGTCAGTCCCAAACCAGCGATGAGACCATCGACATAGCCATTGCTTATAAAAAGAAGGATAATAAGCAAACTAAATATTGA